In the Balaenoptera musculus isolate JJ_BM4_2016_0621 chromosome 20, mBalMus1.pri.v3, whole genome shotgun sequence genome, GCGCCTCACCGCTTCCTCGCCGCAGGGGGCCAGCCCGCGGGCAGGTTTCCGGTTCGGTGGGTCGGAGATGACGGAGCCGGGCGCCTCTCCGGAGGACCCCTGGGTCAAGGCAAGCCCCGTGGGCGCGCACGCCGGCGAGGGGAGGGCGGGTCGGGCTCGTGCACGTAGGGGGTCCGGAAGACGAGGGGACTCCCTGAAGTCCCCAGAGCTACTCCCGCTCTCCGGGCCCCGGGGCTGCAGAGAAGACAGCTCTCACCCCGCGTGTGCCAAGGTGGGAAGACAACTGAGGCGTGTGCACGTGGGTGTGAGGGGAcggggctggagggctgggggtgTGGAGTGGGCGGACGACGTCCTGCCGAGGGGCGGCGCTCCCGCGGCCTAGCCACTCTTGGCTCTGGGGGAATCCTGCGGCTGCTCGCGCAccccaggggtgtgtgtgtgtgtgtgtgtgtgtgtgtgtgtgtgtgtgtgtgtgtgtgtgtgtgtacacacgcgCGCAGAGGCGGAGGTCTGACGGGCTTCTCCCTTGCTCGGTGCCGCAGGTCGAGTATGCGTACAGCGACAACAGCCTGGACCCCGGTGAGTGCCTCCCCCACCGTCTTCAGCTCTGGAGGGACACTCCCACCTCAGCCCTATAGATTTAAGTGGCCTTGCCAGTCACACCTGAGCACAGTCCACTGCTCTTGAGCTGAGCGGGCCTGAGCAGCGAGGGAGGAAGAGCTGAAGGACAGGGGCAGGAAGCATCCGAGGGTAACACCTAGTTCCCTATGTCCTGGAGCAGGGATGTGATGGAAGTAGTGACAGCTGGTCACTCACCATCATCACGCCCAGATGCCACTTTGTGAGCCAGGAGGTATCACTGCAGGTCTGTGGAGCAGTGTAGACACTAGAGACTGGAGCACTGTGGAATGGCACGACAGGAAGTGGGTGGCCCAGTATGGCTGGCTTTTGGGTTGATGGGGAGAAGTCAGTATTTAAGGCCCAGGAAGCCATTATGCCCACAGGTGTCTGAGGGCCTAGCGGAGCCCCTCCCTCTATCCTACCCCTTAGTGATTGGGGTTTCTCTTTTCCAGGGCTTTTTGTAGAAAGCACCCGCAAGGGGAGTGTAGTGTCCAGAGCTAATAGCATCGGTTCCACCAGTGCCTCTTCTGTCCCCAACACAGGTAGGCAGCAACGTCCCCCCCACTCGGGGGAACCAGATATGCCTTCATTTTAGTATCTTTCCTAGACGGGGCAGCTCCAGCCATCCACGTGGAGGCGCTGGAACCCTAGTGCTAGAAGCAGGGTATCGCCGTCTCTCACCTCATCTGGGATATTAGGTTCTTGTATCTGTCTGCCATCTCTGGGTACCAGGTTCTTCTTCCCAGCTGGGGAAAAGTGGGCTAGATGGGCCCCACTGGGCCCCAGAATGACCTCTTCCTGCCCCCAACTCTGAGCGTAGATGACGAGGACAGCGATTACCACCAGGAATCCTACAAGGAGTCCTACAAGGACCGCCGGCGGCGAGCACACACTCAGGCTGAGCAGAAGAGGAGGGATGCCATCAAGGTGATTGGGGAGGCCTGCACCTCAGCCAGCGCAGGAGGGCGCTGCACACTTCAGATCCACTCTGCCCTGACCCCGTCAGGCAGTCCCAAGCAGGCTTGGGGGCAGCTAGTCTAGGCCCTGGACATgaacttctccctccttcccaccccccttTGAGTGAGCATGGAACTTGGTATCATGGAGGAAAAACTTTGTGCCCATTTGCCTTAACCCCTCAGTTaaggaacccatgtcccctgctctCTCCACAGAGAGGCTATGATGACCTACAGACCATCGTTCCCACCTGCCAGCAGCAGGACTTCTCCATTGGCTCCCAAAAGCTCAGCAAGGCCATCGTTCTGCAGAAGAGTATGGCCAGGAGAGCAGTGGAGGGCTTGGAGCCAAGGGGGCTGTGAAGGCTAGCGCCTCAGAGCCGCTTTTGGCCTGGCCCTGGTGGGGTGGTTGTAACAGGAGAGGTGGggtctgggggaaggggaaacacAATCAGCCTGGTCCTTCTGGTTGtgcccaccccctcttccctcccccactccagccATTGACTACATCCAGTTTTTgcacaaggagaagaaaaagcaggaggaggaggtaTCCACGCTACGCAAGGACGTCATGGCCCTAAAGATCATGAAAGTGTAAGGggggtgctgggctgggggaACCAGGGCTTCTGGTTCTGAGGGGACTCTGAGGCCTCTTCAGTTCACGCCCTTCCCTTTGTTCAAAGGCCACGTCAGATAATATTCTCACTGTCTCATGTGGTAGGCAGGACTCTATCCCAACTGTAGCAGATACTCTGGAAACGCCTGTGGGATTAATGAAGGGAAGGTTGGAGAGGGTGGGTCACCACTTCTGACCTAGAAGCAGTATCTAGCTGATGTTGAATACCTCCCCAAGGCTCTCTGGGAATCTCCTTCCCAGGGGAGTACGTAGGGTAGCGCTGTTACTCTTCCTGGGCCGGTAGAGCTGCTGCAGCCCCTTAGGCCTGGCCTGTTCGCTTTCAGGAACTATGAGCAGATTGTGAAGGCACACCAGGACAACCCCCATGAGGGGGAGGACCAGGTCTCTGACCAGGTGAAGTTCAATGTGTTTCAAGGCATCATGGACTCCCTCTTCCAGTCCTTCAATGCCTCTATCTCCGTGGCCAGCTTCCAGGAGCTGTCGGCCTGTGTCTTCAGCTGGATTGAGGAGCACTGTAAGCCTCAGGTATGGGGCAGCAGTGGACACGGGGTTGGGGGTCTTCCCTCAGGCACAGTGGCCCAAGCCATTGTTTGTTCAGAGAGACAGGGTAGCAGGTTTTAGGTTTCTTGAGGATATTTCTACAACTTTCAGTATTCTTGTTTCCCCCTTTGCTTTCTAGCCCAGTTTTTCCTGTTAAGGTTTCATTTGGCAAGAAGGATTTGAGCACTCACTAATGCAAGGCCTAGCTCTTGGCCTTTGTTTCGCCCACATAGTGGCAAGTAACGGCAGCCTCAGGCACTCCTCCTCGGCCCCCCAGCATGTAAGCCCCGATCACTTGCTGCACACTTACTTGGGGTTTTTGGAAAGAttcctggcccccacccccaggcccactAAAGTGGCTTTCCATGGGGtttctaattattatttgtaATGGAGAGTGTGTTAATGGTTGCACTGAGTCTTCCATTTTTGAGGCCTGGTTGCTTTTTCTGAGGCTTGACTTGTATCTGAGATTCTCACTTTTTTGTttcccaacatttttttaaatgtagtttttaaaagttacactgcatttacagttattacaaaaaacattggctacattccccatgttgtacaacatTTCCTTGCAgccttacacccagtagtttgtacctcccactcccccaccccaatattgcccctcagccccaccccccactggtaaccactagtttgttctctgtatctgtgagtctgctgcttttttgttacattcactagtttgttgtatttttttagtttccacatataagtaatgtcatacacttatatgtggaatctttctctgacttatttcacttagtatagtccatccatgttgctgtagatggcaaaatttcatttttctttttggctgaggagtattccatttgtgtgtgtgtgtgtgtgtgtgtgtatactacatcttctttatccattcatctcggttttttgcagggtttttttggtacttttaaaaattttattgaagtacagttgatttacagtgttgtgttaatttctgccgtacaggaaagtgactcagttttatatattctttttcatattcttttccattatggtttgtcacaagatattcaatatagttccctgtgctctacagtgggaccttgttgtttatgcatccatcctatatacagaagtttgcctctgctaatcccaaactcccactccttccGTTCCCTACCTCCCCAACCCCCACAGCCTCAAGgctgttctctgtgtctgagagtctgtttctgtttcgtagagatgttgatttgtgtcatacttagattccacatataagtgatatcatatggtatttgtttttctctttctgacctactttgcttagtatgataatctctaggtccatccatgttgcttcaaatggcattatttcattcttttttttatggctgagtaatattacattgtatatatatacaccacattttctttatccattcacctgttgctggatgcttaggttgcttccgtatcttggcagttgtaaataatgctgctggaGCATTGGGTTgcgtatatcttttcaaattagtgtttctggtttttttggatatatacctgggagtggagttgctggatcatatggtagctctatttttagttttttgagaaacctccatactgttttccacagtggctgcaccagtttacattcccaccaacagggtgcAAGGGTCCCCTTTCCTCCATATCcccaccaacatttgttatttgtgttctttttgatgatcgCCATTCTCACAgacgtgaggtgatatctcattgaggtttttttttttctagctgcgCTGGGTccattgcagcatgcgggttcttcttcattgcagcgcatgggctcaagctcacgggctcagtagttgtggcgcttgggcttagttgccctgtggcatgtgggatcttagttccccgaccagatcttacccgcgtcctctgcattggaaggcggattcttaaccactggaccatcagggaagtccctcattgtggttttgatttgcatttctctgatgattagcgatgttgagcatcttttcttgtgcctgttggccatctgcatttcctctttggaaaaatgtctattcagttctgcccattttaatcgggttgttttttgttttttggccacaccatgtggctcacaggatcttaagttccccaaccagggatagaacccgggccacggcagtgaaagtgccgagtcctaaccactggactgccagggaattccttggttattttcttgttgttgagttgtatgagctgtttatatatgttggatattaaccccttatcagtcatatcatttgccagtattttctcccattcagtagattgtcctttcattttgtcaatggtttcctttgcagtgcaaaagcttttaagtttaattaggtcccatttgtttattttcacttttatttcctttaggagatggatccaaaaaatattgctgcagtttatgtcctgagtgttctgcatatgtttccctttaggagttttatagtatccagtcttacatttagatctttaatctattttacttttgtatatggtgtgagaaaatggtctaatttcattcttttacatgtagctgtccagttttcccagcaccacttattgaacaggctttttctccattgtattttcttgcctcctttgttgtagatgaATTGACCAtgagtgtgtgggtttatttctgagctctgtattctgttccattgatctctgtgtttttgtgccagtagcatactggtttttttggttttttaaattttatatatttttggctgctttgggtctttgttgctgcgtgtgggctttctctagttgtggcgagcgggggctactcttcattgcggtgtgcgggcttctcattgcggtggcttctcttgttgcggagcgtgggctctaggcgcgcaggcttcaggagttgtggcacacaggctcagtagttgtggctcacgggctctagagcgcaggctcactagttgtggcacacaagcttagttgctctgcggcatgtgggatcttcccggaccagggatcgaacctgtgtcccctgcattggcaggcggattcttaaccactgtgccaccagggaagcccaccatactgttttgattactgtagctttgtagtatagtctgaagccagggagcatgatacctccagctctgttcttctttctcaagattatattgcctatttgggttcttttgtctttccatacaaattttaaaattatttgttctagttctgtgaaaaatgccattggtattttgacagggattgcaatgaatctgtagattgccttgggtagtatggtcgtTGTAACaatatcgattcttccaatcaaagaacatggtatatctttctatctgtttgtgtcatcttcaatttctatcagagtacaggtcttttacctccttaggtaggtttattcctaggtattttattctttttaatgtgatggtaaatgggattttttcttaatttttctttgatacttaaatgcaagagatttctgtacattaattttataccctgcagctttaccaaattcattgctgagctttagtagttttctgctggcgtCTTTAGGACTTTCCATGTttagtattgtgtcatctgcaaacagtgatattttatttcttcctttccaatttggattccttttttttttttttctttttctttttctggattccttttatttcttcttctctgattgccatggctagggcttccaaaactatgttgaataaaagtggtgaaagtgggcatcct is a window encoding:
- the MLX gene encoding max-like protein X isoform X2, with translation MTEPGASPEDPWVKVEYAYSDNSLDPGLFVESTRKGSVVSRANSIGSTSASSVPNTDDEDSDYHQESYKESYKDRRRRAHTQAEQKRRDAIKRGYDDLQTIVPTCQQQDFSIGSQKLSKAIVLQKTIDYIQFLHKEKKKQEEEVSTLRKDVMALKIMKVNYEQIVKAHQDNPHEGEDQVSDQVKFNVFQGIMDSLFQSFNASISVASFQELSACVFSWIEEHCKPQTLREIVIGVLHQLKNQLY
- the MLX gene encoding max-like protein X isoform X3; translation: MTEPGASPEDPWVKVEYAYSDNSLDPDDEDSDYHQESYKESYKDRRRRAHTQAEQKRRDAIKRGYDDLQTIVPTCQQQDFSIGSQKLSKAIVLQKTIDYIQFLHKEKKKQEEEVSTLRKDVMALKIMKVNYEQIVKAHQDNPHEGEDQVSDQVKFNVFQGIMDSLFQSFNASISVASFQELSACVFSWIEEHCKPQTLREIVIGVLHQLKNQLY
- the MLX gene encoding max-like protein X isoform X1 encodes the protein MTEPGASPEDPWVKASPVGAHAGEGRAGRARARRGSGRRGDSLKSPELLPLSGPRGCREDSSHPACAKVEYAYSDNSLDPGLFVESTRKGSVVSRANSIGSTSASSVPNTDDEDSDYHQESYKESYKDRRRRAHTQAEQKRRDAIKRGYDDLQTIVPTCQQQDFSIGSQKLSKAIVLQKTIDYIQFLHKEKKKQEEEVSTLRKDVMALKIMKVNYEQIVKAHQDNPHEGEDQVSDQVKFNVFQGIMDSLFQSFNASISVASFQELSACVFSWIEEHCKPQTLREIVIGVLHQLKNQLY